In a genomic window of Ranitomeya imitator isolate aRanImi1 chromosome 5, aRanImi1.pri, whole genome shotgun sequence:
- the LOC138681029 gene encoding zinc finger protein 318-like encodes MYRTPGRRALSPDSPVLYRDSPRSPEERSWSRGHSPARKPRSPSRRSRSPDRRGRSRLRSRSRPRGNSRSKSWSRAGRSRSRPRRSPPSPHRRRSPPSPQRRRSPDDEYRRERRRSPGRRSPSFRSNPARDPRTSGHRTRASPPQQDRYGDVKLLGNDSSLRSCSGDLHVSSLPMPKKSILKKRPDVEPSSSDKSPQADMLLSSKDGRSVSSVGAGKSTEKSNLTTESPLSMVVKMDPLTPSTSNSSALAAAVQRPEAPLPQGSNLLTVAPANWTLSSNADFVVQRNVTSKAPPCDPKDSSKVTTHSSNTGNLSTKSSPKSQTAPFRGENDFPKKAAADVAGSFLLPHDQDCKQSSLLSKTSDIRQCRSTEIDDEERFLYGDEEEKMAEQTKAQSDQTVSTPPVKSSENKQEFEKIHDLLKTIGLDIGVAEIGNLARTQERLHGKKVAPKITQPTAEQPQSGPMVNSAELKAKVSEPKEPEPKEPEPQVKAERKEEPSMKTEPVVKPVPKEPPPPVTLPSPAPIPIEKPQLILKNPLPKETIAAPKVEVPVQLPIPCSVSEPTLSPISPSQIPVYPPYPHSPMVPGYSMPPSYNPYTPYVSYPTSMWTMYSPVPPQPPPVHIPPPLLPPISVPVSAPAPVYNPRSNLRVIETTEDLTDAKAAVKTDAKPTTSLATLLAERQADRKNKEAEKIKVLEELGSVRKEHKAKSESLKTISTKVEQLRIQQGRLLRKKRRKKDGHKDALLEELNNVLETAQKQINSLSEETNTAKQKQLQLTKVAEILGVSPTDLADKSDLKKEQGSSGCPALTKDTDNESRTSSVSSKSASDLTSRSNPVSDANAKSSSACGADTKILGATQQSNVTEKSEVQCKGRPPKPSPEQSPEPNSPRISKSRDKSQSKSPRPTTPSSNTPANAENPLLFEISEIFEYHDPGSHWCEDCNEICMTLLEFLLHLHDEKHKQSLKEVRRPWMKKKPQEPSSTKKPRVNVPLKGAEFLVPVNGHYCELCEETFPDHTAAQDHLRTYAHNDKYKKYIEVHINYEVVRRQKKKASLTAAQEMEQRMAEQKRKIAEQACSKSKKPKKEEEKVKSKHHTTASPPSSDQRWNKTPEKDPAKNTTFGKFVWKTAENNTQAVVNSAKVEAAPIKPKEEEPKTLSLKQNAFVIKCLGKPSTLPGNASTPSHSTASTTITSTTSMTSTSASHPSTSTTQPKVRPNLPGLLNVHLPTPHVTMSKPAPLNTFLSIKSSNATSKSIPIVTNKPTGVFPENLVAKAFRGEMVIFKESAQPESKDKTPKMEPKKTDGQSMKPVEVTKGQDMFNVLVNKNETVERQEVKKEKESSVPKLPSSWISQKSNPVPATTSHANIFGPIKLAASTGPEKVQHTPNTKSPVTNLAPSPVSTTSANSSLHYSTSGLLNNAKIGNTINPTTPQTEKAGPTLQEENTVQKPEESTSSKSEKQTPQEVKASKFLMNPVTSRQKYLPAQKNKAKDTNLQNFEETKPLSTVVINRDDANKPVSTPLLSLQKAQPTFNTTTKLNQKFKKAPLSLPSSLFGYVQDAGCKDIKIASIDYQKPNHGQVQTETLLIPPFGNVTSSLGTKHSPANPSALQQELDLYYKMIASEDDPEDLTTSEDQDSEVVPQPTNVTRTLLQAKLESPPEKKVILGRAHALVKTPIRPIVSEVYGEDVDDYDMACEVPDAVSSSVSQTSGWNLMHSNYASSSSQQPFSLASLKVSMNKDLYKDTHLTTFATSENSMEDMSVYVTCDSD; translated from the exons ATGTACCGGACTCCTGGACGCCGCGCTCTGTCCCCGGACTCTCCGGTCCTGTACCGGGACAGCCCCCGCTCTCCGGAGGAGCGCTCCTGGTCCCGAGGCCACTCCCCGGCCCGGAAGCCGCGCTCTCCCAGCAGGCGCAGCCGCTCACCTGACAGAAGAGGCCGCTCCCGGCTCCGCTCCCGCTCCAGACCTCGGGGAAACTCGCGCTCCAAGTCCTGGAGCCGTGCAGGCCGCTCCCGCTCCAGGCCCCGCCGCTCCCCGCCCTCCCCGCACCGGCGCCGCTCCCCGCCCTCCCCGCAACGGCGCCGGTCCCCGGATGATGAGTACCGCCGTGAG CGTCGTCGCTCCCCCGGTCGCCGTTCCCCCAGTTTTCGCTCCAATCCGGCCAGGGATCCCCGAACTTCTGGGCACCGGACTCGGGCCAGCCCACCGCAGCAGGACAG GTACGGTGATGTGAAGCTATTGGGCAATGATTCCTCCTTACGTAGCTGCTCTGGGGACTTGCACGTTTCATCTCTGCCCATGCCCAAGAAGTCCATCCTGAAGAAACGTCCAGATGTGGAGCCCTCCAGCTCTGACAAGTCTCCCCAG GCTGACATGCTCTTGAGCAGTAAAGATGGCAGAAGTGTCAGCTCTGTGGGGGCAGGGAAGAGCACAGAGAAGAGTAACCTGACCACAGAAAGCCCCCTATCTATGGTGGTAAAGATGGATCCCCTCACACCCAGCACCTCCAACTCTTCTGCTTTAGCAGCTGCAGTACAGAGACCGGAAGCTCCTCTTCCACAAGGCAGTAACCTGCTTACGGTAGCGCCAGCAAACTGGACACTAAGCAGCAACGCAGATTTTGTGGTGCAACGAAATGTCACAAGTAAAGCCCCTCCATGCGATCCAAAGGACAGCTCCAAAGTGACCACACACTCATCCAATACAGGAAACCTTTCTACCAAGAGCTCCCCTAAATCTCAGACTGCTCCATTCAGGGGTGAGAACGACTTCCCTAAGAAGGCGGCGGCTGATGTGGCAGGCAGCTTCTTGTTGCCTCATGACCAGGATTGCAAACAGTCTTCTCTCCTAAGTAAAACTTCAGATATCAGGCAGTGCAGATCCACCGAAATTGATGATGAGGAGCGCTTCCTTTATGGAGACGAGGAGGAGAAGATGGCAGAGCAGACAAAAGCTCAATCTGACCAAACAGTCTCCACTCCGCCAGTCAAGAGCTCCGAGAACAAACAAGAGTTTGAGAAGATCCACGACCTGCTGAAGACCATTGGCCTGGATATTGGTGTTGCTGAAATCGGGAATCTTGCCAGAACGCAAGAACGACTTCATGGGAAGAAAGTGGCACCTAAGATAACGCAGCCTACAGCTGAGCAGCCACAGAGCGGTCCCATGGTCAACTCTGCTGAGCTCAAGGCTAAAGTGTCTGAACCCAAAGAACCTGAACCCAAAGAACCTGAACCCCAAGTCAAAGCAGAAAGGAAAGAAGAACCTTCAATGAAGACTGAGCCAGTTGTAAAACCAGTCCCTAAAGAGCCACCACCCCCAGTGACGCTGCCGAGCCCGGCCCCCATTCCTATAGAGAAGCCTCAACTTATTTTGAAGAATCCATTACCCAAAGAGACAATTGCAGCACCGAAAGTAGAGGTCCCTGTTCAACTGCCCATCCCCTGCTCTGTGTCCGAACCCACGCTTTCTCCAATAAGTCCCTCACAAATCCCGGTCTACCCTCCATACCCACATTCCCCAATGGTCCCTGGATATAGCATGCCACCTAGCTACAATCCCTATACTCCCTATGTGTCGTATCCCACATCCATGTGGACTATGTACTCGCCAGTGCCCCCCCAACCACCACCAGTACACATTCCACCACCACTGCTGCCTCCTATAAGTGTCCCTGTCAGTGCACCCGCCCCAGTGTACAACCCCCGCAGCAACCTGCGCGTCATTGAAACCACTGAAGATCTTACTGATGCTAAAGCCGCTGTCAAAACAGACGCCAAACCCACAACTTCATTAGCTACACTGCTCGCAGAACGGCAAGCCGACCGCAAAAATAAGGAAGCTGAGAAAATTAAA GTCTTGGAGGAGCTGGGCTCTGTGAGGAAGGAGCACAAGGCCAAGAGCGAGAGCTTAAAGACCATCAGCACCAAGGTGGAGCAGCTGCGCATCCAGCAGG GTAGACTCCTACGGAAGAAGCGACGGAAGAAGGACGGGCACAAGGATGCACTGCTGGAAGAACTGAATAATGTATTGGAGACTGCCCAAAAGCAGATAAACTCCCTCTCTGAGGAGACCAACACAGCAAAACAGAAGCAACTGCAGCTCACTAAGGTGGCGGAGATCCTGGGTGTCAGCCCCACGGATCTGGCTGATAAGAGCGACCTTAAGAAAGAGCAGGGAAGCTCAGGTTGTCCTGCGCTGACCAAG GACACTGATAATGAATCGAGAACCAGTAGTGTCTCCTCAAAGTCGGCAAGTGATCTGACGTCTAGGAGCAACCCAGTGTCTGATGCTAATGCCaagagcagctctgcatgtggaGCTGACACAAAGATATTGGGGGCCACCCAGCAGTCCAATGTCACTGAGAAGTCAGAAGTCCAGTGTAAAGGCAGACCACCCAAGCCGAGCCCTGAGCAGTCCCCAGAGCCCAACTCGCCTCGCATTTCAAAATCAAGAGACAAGTCACAGTCAAAAAGCCCACGACCCACGACACCATCATCCAACACACCCGCAAATGCTGAGAATCCTCTGCTTTTTGAGATATCTGAAATCTTTGAATATCATGATCCTGGCTCACATTGGTGTGAGGACTGTAATGAAATCTGCATGACGCTGCTCGAATTCCTACTACACCTCCACGATGAGAAGCACAAGCAG AGTTTAAAAGAGGTGAGGCGACCATGGATGAAAAAGAAACCTCAAGAACCGAGCTCTACAAAGAAACCGAGAGTAAATGTTCCCCTGAAAG GTGCAGAATTCCTGGTCCCTGTTAATGGCCACTACTGTGAACTATGTGAGGAGACGTTCCCGGATCACACTGCTGCCCAGGATCATTTGAGAACATATGCCCACAATGATAAGTACAAG AAATACATTGAGGTGCACATCAATTATGAAGTGGTACGTCGGCAGAAGAAGAAGGCGAGCTTGACTGCTGCTCAAGAAATGGAACAGAGAATGGCAGAGCAGAAACGTAAGATTGCAGAGCAAGCCTGTAGCAAATCTAAGAAGCCAAAGAAGGAAGAAGAAAAAGTCAAATCCAAACATCACACAACTGCCTCTCCACCATCCTCCGATCAGAGGTGGAATAAGACACcagaaaaggatcctgcaaagaacACCACGTTTGGGAAGTTTGTATGGAAAACAGCAGAAAACAATACCCAGGCTGTTGTCAACTCTGCAAAAGTGGAAGCTGCACCTATCAAACCGAAGGAAGAGGAGCCTAAAACTCTCAGTTTAAAGCAAAATGCTTTTGTCATAAAATGTCTGGGTAAACCTAGTACCCTGCCTGGAAATGCCTCTACTCCTTCCCATTCGACTGCCTCCACAACCATCACCTCTACTACTTCCATGACCTCAACATCTGCGTCACATCCATCTACTTCCACAACACAACCAAAAGTTCGACCCAACCTGCCAGGTCTACTGAATGTCCATTTACCGACCCCTCATGTAACAATGAGTAAACCTGCACCACTAAATACTTTCCTGTCTATAAAGTCCTCAAATGCAACATCAAAATCTATCCCAATAGTGACAAACAAACCCACAGGTGTCTTCCCTGAGAACTTGGTCGCCAAAGCTTTTAGAGGAGAAATGGTTATATTTAAAGAGAGTGCACAGCCAGAATCCAAggataaaactccaaaaatggagcCTAAGAAGACAGATGGACAAAGCATGAAACCTGTAGAGGTGACAAAAGGACAAGACATGTTCAATGTCCTTGTTAATAAAAATGAGACTGTAGAAAGGCAAGAGGTAAAGAAAGAAAAGGAAAGTTCAGTCCCTAAGTTACCTTCAAGTTGGATTTCTCAGAAATCCAATCCTGTCCCCGCAACCACTTCACATGCCAACATCTTTGGTCCCATAAAACTAGCAGCGAGCACAGGACCTGAAAAGGTTCAGCACACCCCAAACACCAAGTCTCCTGTTACAAATCTGGCTCCATCTCCAGTTAGCACAACATCTGCTAATTCATCCTTACACTATTCAACCAGTGGTTTATTGAACAATGCGAAAATAGGAAACACCATCAATCCCACTACCCCACAGACTGAAAAAGCTGGACCTACTCTACAAGAGGAAAATACAGTCCAAAAACCTGAAGAATCAACTTCTAGCAAATCAGAAAAGCAGACGCCCCAAGAGGTTAAGGCCTCCAAGTTTTTAATGAACCCTGTAACGAGTCGACAGAAGTATTTacctgcacaaaaaaataaagccAAGGACACAAATCTCCAAAACTTTGAAGAAACAAAACCCTTGTCTACAGTGGTTATCAACAGGGATGATGCAAACAAACCAGTGTCTACTCCTCTGCTATCCTTACAgaaggcacaaccaacattcaacacTACTACCAAACTCAATCAAAAATTTAAGAAAGCTCCATTGTCCCTGCCCAGTTCTTTGTTTGGTTATGTACAAGATGCTGGATGTAAAGACATCAAAATCGCATCAATTGATTACCAGAAGCCCAATCATGGCCAAGTCCAAACAGAGACTCTTTTGATTCCACCTTTTGGAAATGTTACATCCAGTTTGGGTACTAAACACAGCCCTGCCAACCCCAGCGCATTGCAGCAAGaacttgacttgtattataagatgATAGCATCTGAGGATGATCCTGAAGACTTAACCACGTCTGAAGACCAAGACTCGGAAGTTGTCCCTCAACCCACAAATGTAACTAGAACTCTTCTCCAGGCAAAGTTAGAAAGTCCACCTGAGAAGAAAGTCATATTAGGAAGGGCACATGCTCTTGTGAAAACACCAATCAGACCAATTGTATCAGAAGTTTATGGTGAAGATGTTGATGACTACGACATGGCGTGTGAAGTTCCTGATGCTGTTTCGAGTTCTGTTTCCCAGACATCTGGCTGGAACCTCATGCACTCCAATTATGCATCAAGTAGCAGCCAGCAGCCATTTAGTTTGGCATCTCTAAAAGTTTCAATGAACAAAGACCTATACAAAGACACACATTTGACCACCTTTGCTACATCGGAAAACTCCATGGAAGATATGTCTGTATATGTTACTTGTGATTCTGATTAA